The Pseudomonas azotoformans genome has a segment encoding these proteins:
- a CDS encoding abortive infection system antitoxin AbiGi family protein produces the protein MPISSNSLIHLTDSREALEGILIDTFRVKYCKETIKFKEKRATIHVPMVSFCDIPLSQIKDHISSYGCYGIGLTRDWAVRNHLNPVLYVQNDSSLAHSYEQSLLYYEGDGAEDDSAVTAYRQLSDIARYIKNYEGMLEREGHEPKLYRFSDEREWRFVPNIDHDCEMYYSAKEFKDESVKRAANKSVSKLRLAFEPNDIKYIIIKDESEINDFVNHLRSAKGANFTMREVEKLTTRILTSDQIATDF, from the coding sequence ATGCCTATTAGTTCAAATTCTCTTATTCATCTTACTGATAGTCGTGAGGCGCTCGAAGGGATTCTGATAGATACTTTTCGTGTAAAGTATTGTAAGGAGACTATAAAGTTTAAGGAGAAGCGTGCCACCATCCATGTTCCTATGGTAAGTTTTTGTGATATACCGTTGTCTCAAATCAAAGATCATATATCGAGTTATGGTTGTTATGGGATTGGTCTTACGCGTGACTGGGCGGTTCGAAATCATTTGAATCCGGTTCTCTATGTACAGAATGATTCGAGTCTTGCTCATAGTTATGAGCAGTCGCTTCTTTATTATGAGGGTGATGGGGCAGAAGATGATTCTGCTGTCACTGCGTATCGTCAGTTGTCTGATATTGCACGATATATAAAAAACTATGAGGGCATGTTGGAGCGGGAAGGGCATGAGCCGAAGTTGTACAGATTTTCAGATGAGCGAGAGTGGCGTTTTGTGCCCAATATTGATCATGATTGTGAGATGTATTATTCGGCTAAAGAGTTTAAAGATGAGAGTGTGAAGCGCGCCGCGAATAAGAGTGTTTCGAAGCTTCGTCTGGCTTTTGAGCCTAATGATATAAAATATATAATAATAAAAGATGAGAGTGAGATAAATGACTTTGTTAATCATCTCCGTTCTGCGAAAGGTGCTAATTTTACGATGCGGGAGGTTGAAAAATTGACGACCAGAATATTGACTAGTGATCAAATTGCGACTGACTTTTAA
- a CDS encoding ATP-binding protein — MKTLRTAFPAAFPLGVSRDSETALSDIEFLHRISLDLIGEQDLEALYGKIVDAAVSITGSQFGTMQLLCPEGHPSGHGGQLQLLCSRGLPPEAVGFWQWVSPMAYSSCTMALQLGQRAIIPDFEEWPDIAGTDDLQAFRNTGIRSAQTTPLLSRDGRLLGMISTHWSMPHQPSERDLRLLDILARQAADLLERTIADEALRDAQAELRALNETLEQRVAERTAMLMQAEEKLRQSQKMEAVGQLTGGLAHDFNNLLAGISGALELMNRRITQGRLSDVDKYMVAAQGSAKRAAVLTQRLLAFSRRQTLEPRATNVNTLMYGMAELIQRTAGPGIQIETTGVADAWTAFVDVSQLENALLNLCINARDAMPQGGRIQLQTSNHWLDATAARAYDLAEGPYLRLSVTDTGTGMSPDVMAHVFEPFFTTKPIGQGTGLGLSMIYGFAQQSGGQVHLHSTEGEGTCVSLYLPRHHGAAPGDELAPGQVDIEVAQHGETVLLVDDESTVRMLLADVLGELGYTVIEAADSAAGLKLLRSDVHIDLLVTDVGLPGGMNGRQMAEAGMELRPGLKTLFITGYAENAVMGYGQLGAGMGVLTKPFAVEVLGGRVRELLGR; from the coding sequence ATGAAAACCCTACGCACCGCCTTCCCGGCCGCTTTCCCCCTTGGCGTTTCTCGTGACTCGGAAACCGCCCTGTCGGACATCGAATTCCTGCACCGCATCAGCCTCGACCTGATCGGCGAGCAAGACCTCGAAGCCCTCTACGGCAAGATCGTCGACGCCGCCGTGTCCATCACCGGCTCGCAGTTCGGCACCATGCAGCTGCTGTGCCCAGAAGGGCACCCGTCCGGCCATGGCGGCCAGTTGCAGCTCTTGTGTTCGCGCGGTCTGCCACCGGAAGCGGTCGGGTTCTGGCAATGGGTGAGCCCTATGGCCTACAGCAGTTGCACCATGGCCCTGCAACTGGGCCAGCGCGCCATCATCCCCGACTTCGAAGAATGGCCCGACATCGCCGGCACCGACGACCTGCAAGCCTTCCGCAACACTGGCATCCGCTCGGCCCAGACCACCCCGTTGTTGTCCCGCGATGGCCGCCTGCTCGGCATGATCTCCACCCACTGGAGCATGCCGCACCAGCCGTCCGAACGCGACCTGCGCCTGCTCGACATCCTCGCCCGCCAAGCCGCCGACCTGCTGGAACGCACCATCGCCGACGAAGCCCTGCGCGACGCCCAGGCTGAACTGCGCGCCCTCAACGAAACCCTGGAGCAGCGTGTAGCCGAACGCACCGCCATGCTCATGCAGGCCGAAGAAAAACTGCGCCAATCGCAGAAAATGGAAGCCGTCGGCCAACTCACCGGCGGCCTGGCCCACGACTTCAACAACCTGCTCGCCGGCATCTCCGGCGCGCTCGAACTGATGAACCGCCGCATCACCCAAGGCCGCCTCAGCGACGTCGACAAATACATGGTCGCCGCCCAAGGCTCGGCCAAACGCGCCGCCGTCCTCACCCAACGCCTGCTGGCCTTCTCACGCCGGCAAACCCTGGAACCGCGCGCCACCAACGTCAACACCCTGATGTACGGCATGGCCGAACTCATCCAACGCACCGCCGGCCCCGGCATCCAGATCGAAACCACCGGCGTCGCCGATGCCTGGACCGCCTTCGTCGACGTCAGCCAACTGGAAAACGCCCTGCTCAACCTGTGCATCAACGCCCGCGACGCCATGCCCCAAGGCGGCCGCATCCAACTGCAAACCAGCAACCACTGGCTCGACGCCACCGCCGCCCGCGCCTACGACCTGGCCGAAGGCCCGTACCTGCGCCTGAGCGTCACCGACACCGGCACCGGCATGTCCCCCGACGTCATGGCCCACGTGTTCGAACCCTTCTTCACCACCAAACCCATCGGCCAAGGCACCGGCCTGGGCCTGTCCATGATCTACGGCTTCGCCCAACAATCCGGCGGCCAAGTGCACCTGCACTCCACCGAAGGCGAAGGCACCTGCGTGTCCCTCTACCTCCCACGCCACCACGGCGCGGCGCCAGGGGATGAACTGGCCCCAGGGCAAGTGGATATTGAAGTCGCCCAACACGGCGAAACCGTGCTGTTGGTGGACGACGAGTCCACGGTGCGCATGCTGCTTGCCGACGTCCTCGGTGAACTGGGCTACACCGTGATTGAAGCGGCCGACAGCGCGGCAGGGCTGAAGCTGTTGAGGTCGGATGTGCATATTGATTTGCTGGTGACGGATGTGGGGTTGCCGGGGGGGATGAATGGGCGGCAGATGGCGGAGGCGGGGATGGAATTGCGGCCGGGGTTGAAGACGTTGTTTATTACGGGATATGCGGAGAATGCGGTGATGGGGTATGGGCAGTTGGGGGCGGGGATGGGGGTGTTGACGAAGCCGTTTGCGGTGGAGGTGTTGGGGGGGAGGGTTAGGGAGTTGTTGGGGAGGTAG
- a CDS encoding tetratricopeptide repeat protein has product MHRWINRAAVLGVGVRFPLVLLALATLMSGCQSTSTQDDPMAGLRCWAFRDEASITRKQVDYIQDRSDKGNLKCKIMLGNLYERGHGVSRDIPKAKALYQAVADVDEQAYLFLADLAQSGLDGPPDYVKTRQFYRRAAAIKDSASADLGLAKLMEEGKGGPQDQQGALALYLSATRSSFGEAWDGIQRLRARGVTLSAEQEQRYNQVWVGTAQSRLKRRMWRVQDEVSAVFKPGPEARHVIVKVQYQQGSALPQLSIEHGSGDSAMDQAVLKGLGEYRFAGEPLLPQGRKTWEVLADVHLKSR; this is encoded by the coding sequence TTGCATCGCTGGATCAATCGCGCCGCTGTTCTCGGGGTTGGCGTTCGCTTCCCCTTGGTTTTGCTGGCACTCGCCACGCTGATGAGTGGGTGCCAAAGCACCAGTACCCAGGATGATCCTATGGCCGGCCTGCGTTGCTGGGCCTTCCGGGATGAAGCCTCCATCACGCGCAAGCAGGTTGACTACATCCAGGACCGCAGCGACAAAGGCAACTTGAAGTGCAAGATCATGCTCGGCAACCTCTATGAAAGAGGTCATGGCGTGTCGCGAGACATCCCGAAAGCCAAGGCGCTTTACCAGGCGGTGGCCGACGTCGATGAACAGGCTTACCTCTTCTTGGCTGATCTCGCCCAAAGCGGTCTCGACGGGCCGCCGGACTATGTGAAAACCCGCCAGTTTTACCGGCGCGCAGCGGCCATCAAGGACAGCGCCAGTGCGGACCTCGGCTTGGCCAAGCTGATGGAAGAAGGCAAGGGCGGCCCGCAAGATCAGCAGGGCGCACTGGCGCTTTACCTGAGCGCGACCCGATCCAGTTTCGGCGAAGCCTGGGACGGTATTCAGCGGTTACGCGCCCGTGGTGTAACACTCAGCGCTGAGCAAGAGCAACGTTACAACCAAGTCTGGGTCGGGACCGCGCAGAGTCGGCTCAAGCGCAGGATGTGGCGTGTTCAAGACGAGGTGTCAGCCGTCTTCAAGCCTGGGCCGGAGGCCAGGCATGTCATCGTGAAAGTGCAATACCAGCAGGGCTCTGCGTTGCCTCAGTTGTCCATCGAGCACGGTTCGGGTGATAGCGCGATGGACCAGGCGGTGCTGAAGGGGCTGGGCGAATATCGATTTGCGGGCGAGCCGCTATTGCCTCAAGGGCGCAAGACCTGGGAAGTGCTGGCGGATGTCCACTTGAAGTCGCGCTGA
- a CDS encoding TetR/AcrR family transcriptional regulator, translating into MARKIAFDYDQAVEKAKVLFWQRGYVATGLRDLLKVMDIGESSFYNSLKSKKQLYLACVQRYEDDVVARRLEALVSAPTAAEGIRAFFSVILDDLEGAQMPSPLCMVAAMVTDVVLSDPELRERAEQGLEAVRGIMAERLGEDQAQGLLPAALDPQVTASVILTYLQGLWRMALVKFERPGFERQVDTFLQGQGL; encoded by the coding sequence ATGGCGAGAAAAATTGCGTTTGATTACGACCAGGCCGTCGAGAAGGCCAAGGTGCTGTTTTGGCAACGCGGCTACGTCGCCACTGGCCTGCGCGACTTGCTCAAGGTCATGGACATCGGCGAAAGCTCCTTCTACAACTCGCTCAAGAGCAAGAAGCAGCTGTACCTGGCTTGCGTGCAGCGTTACGAAGACGATGTGGTGGCGCGGCGCCTGGAAGCCCTGGTATCGGCGCCCACGGCGGCCGAGGGTATTCGCGCATTTTTCAGCGTGATCCTTGATGACCTGGAAGGCGCACAGATGCCATCGCCCCTGTGCATGGTGGCCGCGATGGTGACGGACGTGGTGTTGTCAGACCCGGAACTGCGCGAGCGCGCCGAGCAGGGGTTGGAAGCGGTGCGCGGCATCATGGCCGAGCGCCTGGGTGAGGATCAGGCCCAGGGCCTGCTGCCAGCCGCCCTCGACCCGCAGGTGACCGCCTCGGTGATCCTTACCTACCTGCAAGGCCTGTGGCGCATGGCGCTGGTGAAGTTCGAGCGACCTGGCTTCGAACGCCAGGTCGACACGTTTTTGCAGGGGCAGGGGCTTTAG
- a CDS encoding epoxide hydrolase family protein yields MPATFDFSAHRPLVLPPATEAVTPFEVHVPQAAIEDLQLRLRMARWPDQELVEDWSQGVPLDAAKSLVDYWLNGYDWRTFEARLNSFPQFRTRIDGVGIYFIHARSPHLNATPILLTHGWPGSVLEFLNVIERLTDPVAFGGKAEDAFHVVVPAIPGYGFSDKPTEQGWNPARIARAWAVLMTQRLGYKHWVAQGGDWGAAITTALAGQAPEGLMAAHVNLPMVVPAQLPANPTEEERQALEDIERYVSDKAGYANQMNTRPQTIGYALNDSPVALATWMYEKFWEWTDNNGRPEDALTRDQMLDDISLYWFTGTGTSSARLYWEGVGATIRGADFFSSARGGVERIQVPMGASIFPAETFKPPRAWAEAAWANLFYWNAVDKGGHFAAFEQPQVFAEELWKAFRPFRATTG; encoded by the coding sequence ATGCCCGCGACATTCGATTTTTCCGCCCATCGCCCCTTGGTATTGCCGCCGGCCACGGAGGCTGTCACCCCGTTTGAGGTACACGTGCCCCAGGCCGCCATCGAGGATTTGCAACTGCGTTTGCGCATGGCCCGCTGGCCTGATCAGGAGTTGGTGGAGGACTGGTCGCAAGGTGTGCCGTTGGATGCCGCGAAGTCGCTGGTGGACTACTGGCTCAACGGTTATGACTGGCGCACGTTTGAAGCGCGCTTGAACAGCTTCCCGCAGTTCCGCACGCGGATCGACGGCGTGGGTATTTACTTCATTCACGCACGCTCGCCGCACCTGAACGCTACGCCAATTCTGCTGACCCACGGTTGGCCCGGCTCGGTGCTGGAGTTCCTGAATGTGATCGAGCGCCTCACCGATCCGGTGGCGTTCGGCGGCAAGGCTGAAGATGCGTTTCATGTGGTGGTGCCGGCGATTCCCGGCTACGGCTTTTCCGACAAACCCACCGAGCAAGGCTGGAACCCGGCGCGCATCGCCCGCGCCTGGGCGGTGCTGATGACGCAGCGGTTGGGTTACAAGCACTGGGTGGCCCAAGGCGGCGATTGGGGCGCGGCCATCACCACCGCACTGGCCGGCCAGGCACCCGAGGGCCTGATGGCGGCGCACGTCAATTTGCCGATGGTGGTGCCGGCGCAATTACCCGCCAACCCGACCGAAGAAGAGCGTCAGGCCCTTGAGGACATCGAGCGTTACGTCAGCGACAAGGCCGGCTACGCCAACCAGATGAACACCCGCCCGCAAACCATCGGCTATGCCCTGAACGATTCGCCGGTGGCCCTGGCCACGTGGATGTATGAAAAATTCTGGGAGTGGACCGACAACAACGGCCGCCCCGAAGACGCCCTCACCCGCGACCAGATGCTCGACGACATCTCGTTGTACTGGTTCACCGGCACCGGCACGTCCAGCGCGCGCCTGTATTGGGAAGGCGTGGGCGCGACCATTCGTGGGGCGGACTTTTTCTCGTCGGCGCGGGGCGGCGTGGAGCGTATCCAGGTGCCGATGGGCGCGAGCATTTTCCCCGCTGAAACCTTCAAGCCGCCACGGGCGTGGGCAGAAGCGGCGTGGGCCAATCTGTTCTATTGGAATGCGGTGGACAAGGGCGGCCACTTTGCGGCGTTTGAACAACCGCAGGTTTTTGCCGAGGAATTGTGGAAGGCGTTCCGGCCGTTTCGCGCAACCACAGGCTGA
- the solA gene encoding N-methyl-L-tryptophan oxidase: MERYESLVIGLGAMGAATVYQLAKAGVKVAGIDRHHPPHTLGSSHGDTRITRLSVGEGAQYVPIVRNSHRIWRELEALSGESLFEQSGLLVLTSREDFDPSDETDFTLRTIGLAQTYGIEHEVLDAAQIRQRFRQFAQVVDSAIGYYEPGGGFVRPERCIEVQLRLAEQQGATLYTGETVTHICSDEYGVTVTTDQRTLQADKLVVSAGNWAGGLLGAPFDRLLKVYRQQLFWFETELDAALVGASPTFIFTHGPGEGHTNYGFPALPGEGSLKVATAQYHTVSTPQTLDRTVSPAQEREMYEQQVQGRIAGLTAKVVKSAVCAYTVTPDHHFIIDRHPRLQHTLVVSPCSGHGFKHSAALGEAFAQWCVKGESELDLSSFSLKRFEGQSF; encoded by the coding sequence TTGGAACGTTATGAATCGCTGGTCATCGGCTTGGGCGCCATGGGTGCCGCCACGGTGTACCAACTGGCCAAGGCCGGCGTGAAGGTCGCCGGGATCGACCGTCATCACCCTCCCCACACGCTTGGTTCCAGCCATGGCGATACGCGGATCACGCGGTTGTCGGTGGGTGAAGGCGCGCAGTACGTGCCCATCGTGCGTAATTCGCATCGCATCTGGCGGGAGTTGGAGGCGCTGTCGGGGGAGTCGTTGTTCGAACAGTCGGGGTTGCTGGTGCTCACCTCCCGTGAGGATTTCGACCCAAGCGATGAAACCGACTTCACCTTGCGCACCATTGGCCTGGCGCAAACCTACGGTATCGAGCATGAGGTGCTGGACGCGGCGCAGATTCGCCAGCGCTTTCGGCAGTTTGCCCAGGTGGTCGACAGCGCTATCGGCTATTACGAACCCGGTGGCGGGTTCGTGCGGCCCGAGCGCTGCATCGAAGTGCAGTTGCGTCTGGCCGAACAACAGGGCGCGACGTTGTACACAGGCGAAACCGTGACCCACATCTGCTCGGACGAGTACGGCGTGACGGTGACCACCGACCAACGCACCTTGCAGGCCGACAAGCTAGTGGTCAGCGCGGGCAACTGGGCGGGGGGGTTGCTGGGGGCGCCGTTTGATCGGTTGCTCAAGGTCTATCGCCAGCAGCTGTTCTGGTTCGAAACGGAGCTGGATGCGGCGCTGGTCGGCGCGTCTCCTACGTTCATTTTTACCCATGGGCCGGGCGAGGGTCACACTAACTACGGCTTCCCGGCGTTGCCTGGCGAGGGCAGTTTGAAAGTGGCGACGGCGCAGTATCACACCGTGTCCACGCCGCAGACGCTCGACCGCACCGTTTCGCCCGCCCAGGAGCGGGAGATGTACGAGCAACAGGTGCAGGGCCGTATCGCCGGGCTGACGGCCAAGGTGGTCAAGTCGGCGGTGTGCGCCTACACGGTGACGCCGGACCATCATTTCATCATCGACCGGCACCCGAGGCTGCAGCACACCTTGGTGGTGTCGCCGTGTTCGGGGCATGGCTTCAAGCATTCGGCGGCATTGGGTGAGGCGTTTGCGCAGTGGTGCGTGAAGGGCGAGAGCGAGTTGGATCTGTCGTCGTTTTCGTTGAAGCGTTTTGAAGGACAATCGTTCTAA
- a CDS encoding BPL-N domain-containing protein: MNLRATAATLFAFALLLPSPAEAATPITHVAIYRGPAGCDDCSENVAKALQRLNPNYHIDFVGADESIDITPQTLARYDLYVQPGGGQDIPAALRSLGDARSEAIRGYVANGGRYLGLCMGAYLADDNNLGLIPQDLDGEAGRPGFEVPGIADAAVQVTWAGKPDQVFFQDGPYFPKGSYKTIATYRNGDVAAARYTFEKGVVVLSGPHPEASREWFENAEIPVSKMPEGDLFGSLVRSF; this comes from the coding sequence ATGAACCTGCGAGCCACCGCCGCCACCTTGTTTGCTTTTGCGCTGCTGCTGCCGTCACCGGCCGAGGCCGCGACGCCTATCACCCACGTCGCCATCTACCGGGGCCCGGCGGGTTGTGATGACTGTTCCGAAAACGTGGCGAAAGCCCTGCAACGACTCAATCCCAACTATCACATCGATTTTGTGGGCGCGGATGAGTCGATCGACATCACGCCACAAACCCTGGCGCGCTACGACCTCTACGTACAACCTGGCGGCGGCCAGGACATTCCCGCAGCGCTGCGCAGCCTGGGTGATGCGCGCAGCGAGGCCATCCGCGGCTACGTCGCCAACGGTGGCCGCTACCTGGGCTTGTGCATGGGCGCCTACCTGGCGGATGACAACAACCTTGGCCTGATCCCCCAGGACCTCGACGGCGAAGCCGGCCGCCCCGGTTTCGAAGTGCCCGGCATCGCCGACGCCGCGGTGCAGGTCACGTGGGCGGGCAAGCCTGACCAAGTGTTCTTCCAGGATGGCCCGTACTTTCCGAAAGGGTCGTATAAAACCATCGCCACCTACCGCAACGGAGACGTGGCGGCGGCGCGGTATACCTTTGAAAAGGGCGTGGTGGTGCTGAGCGGCCCGCACCCTGAGGCCAGTCGGGAGTGGTTTGAAAATGCCGAGATCCCAGTGAGCAAAATGCCCGAGGGTGATCTGTTTGGTTCGTTGGTCCGCAGCTTTTGA
- a CDS encoding glutathione S-transferase family protein — protein sequence MIIVHHLNNSRSQRILWLLEELGLPYEIKRYQRDPKTNLAPPELKAINPLGKSPVIEDGGLVLIESAAIIDYLIRRHGQGRLQPDPASATYDHYVQWLHFAEGSAMLPLMLNLYVGRLGEAGAPLHPRIESEVANYLGYLNDVLAGRAYLLGDELSGADIQMSFIGEIARAQGKLQAYPNLAAWVEKFQARPAYRKAVEQGGTYAFAQ from the coding sequence ATGATCATCGTCCACCACCTCAACAACTCACGCTCGCAACGCATCCTGTGGCTGCTCGAAGAACTCGGCTTGCCCTACGAGATCAAGCGCTATCAGCGCGACCCGAAAACCAATCTCGCACCGCCGGAGCTCAAGGCGATCAACCCGCTGGGCAAATCCCCGGTGATCGAAGACGGCGGCCTGGTGCTGATCGAGTCCGCCGCCATCATCGACTACCTGATCCGCCGCCACGGCCAGGGCCGTCTGCAACCGGACCCTGCCAGCGCCACCTACGACCACTACGTGCAATGGCTGCACTTTGCCGAAGGTTCGGCCATGTTGCCGTTGATGCTCAACCTCTACGTCGGCCGCCTGGGCGAGGCAGGCGCACCGTTGCATCCGCGGATCGAATCGGAAGTCGCCAACTACCTCGGTTACCTGAACGACGTGCTCGCGGGCAGAGCCTACCTGCTCGGCGATGAGCTGAGCGGCGCGGATATTCAGATGAGCTTTATCGGTGAAATCGCCAGGGCCCAGGGCAAGTTGCAGGCCTACCCGAACTTGGCGGCGTGGGTGGAGAAATTCCAGGCGCGACCTGCGTATCGCAAGGCGGTGGAGCAGGGCGGGACGTATGCGTTTGCCCAATGA
- a CDS encoding VOC family protein has product MDLKFSHVDILVENLEEACAYYAHILKARISKTFVWERGGLHVRYAVVLMGQERFMLVQPIAGNLRELLDAHGEGMIYRHCYTTPDIEIAYDELIAAGVQPENENGVPLARENLQSPSGGRIIWLPKRFGHFSMEILEEATLEAFIVEAFG; this is encoded by the coding sequence ATGGATCTGAAATTCAGCCACGTCGACATACTGGTCGAAAACCTTGAAGAGGCCTGTGCCTATTACGCACACATTCTCAAGGCACGCATTTCCAAGACGTTCGTGTGGGAACGCGGCGGCCTGCACGTGCGGTATGCCGTGGTGCTGATGGGGCAAGAACGCTTCATGCTGGTCCAGCCGATCGCCGGGAACTTGCGAGAGCTGTTGGACGCCCACGGCGAAGGCATGATTTACCGCCACTGCTACACCACGCCGGACATCGAGATCGCTTATGACGAACTGATCGCCGCCGGTGTGCAGCCGGAGAACGAAAACGGCGTGCCCCTGGCCCGCGAGAACCTGCAATCACCGTCCGGGGGGCGCATTATCTGGCTGCCCAAGCGTTTCGGGCATTTCTCCATGGAGATCCTCGAAGAGGCGACCCTGGAGGCGTTTATTGTGGAGGCGTTTGGCTGA
- a CDS encoding TetR/AcrR family transcriptional regulator, translated as MHAPDLIERTFPGRRSDLKRSILREALASFNDVGIEATNIETIRARCETSVGAIYHHFGNKEGIVAALFFAALEDQAALREQHLKQAQTAQAGVEALVRSYVEWVDAQPEWARFMFQSRFAVANGPHKDELLTRNKQRNAQLTEWMSDEGRREAFSHIPAELLLSLIIGAAESYARAWLSGRVKHSPNHYAALLAQAAWASISQTPPQ; from the coding sequence ATGCACGCACCTGACCTGATCGAGCGCACCTTCCCGGGCCGGCGCAGCGACCTCAAGCGCAGCATCCTGCGCGAGGCCCTGGCCAGCTTTAACGACGTGGGTATTGAAGCGACGAATATCGAAACCATCCGCGCGCGGTGCGAGACCAGCGTGGGCGCCATTTACCATCACTTCGGCAACAAGGAAGGCATCGTCGCCGCGCTGTTTTTTGCCGCGTTGGAAGATCAGGCCGCATTGCGGGAGCAACACCTCAAACAGGCGCAAACCGCCCAGGCTGGTGTGGAAGCGCTGGTGCGCAGTTATGTGGAGTGGGTGGATGCGCAACCCGAATGGGCGCGCTTTATGTTCCAGAGCCGTTTCGCCGTGGCCAACGGCCCGCACAAGGACGAACTGCTCACCCGTAACAAACAGCGCAACGCGCAATTGACCGAGTGGATGAGCGACGAAGGCCGCCGTGAGGCGTTCAGCCATATCCCGGCAGAACTGCTGCTGTCGCTGATCATCGGCGCGGCCGAAAGCTATGCCCGTGCGTGGTTATCCGGCCGGGTCAAGCACAGCCCGAATCACTACGCCGCGTTGCTGGCGCAGGCGGCGTGGGCCTCGATCAGCCAAACGCCTCCACAATAA
- a CDS encoding hotdog fold domain-containing protein yields MSQFLNLFNSAGPAAFSQMACQVAPYFSTINPQVAELRPGHAVVNVPFRKEITNHLASVHAIALCNAAELAGGTMTDVSIPQGAKWIPKGMTVEYLAKAKSNIRAVADGSGIDWSTAGDKIVPVDIFDEGDVKVFTARITMNVKIA; encoded by the coding sequence ATGAGCCAGTTTCTCAACCTGTTCAACAGCGCAGGCCCTGCAGCGTTTAGCCAAATGGCCTGCCAAGTGGCGCCCTACTTCAGCACCATCAACCCGCAAGTCGCCGAGCTGCGGCCTGGGCACGCAGTGGTCAACGTGCCGTTTCGCAAGGAAATCACCAACCACCTGGCCTCCGTGCATGCCATTGCGTTGTGCAACGCGGCGGAACTGGCGGGTGGGACGATGACGGACGTGTCGATCCCCCAAGGCGCCAAGTGGATCCCCAAGGGCATGACCGTGGAATACCTGGCGAAGGCAAAGTCGAACATCCGCGCCGTGGCGGATGGCAGCGGCATTGATTGGTCCACCGCAGGGGACAAGATCGTGCCGGTGGATATTTTTGATGAGGGCGACGTGAAGGTGTTCACCGCCCGGATCACCATGAATGTGAAGATCGCCTGA